TTCGAATATCTAAATACCACCATAATTCTTCTTCAGGAATATCTAAAGCAGCCATTTTTTCTTTTAGTACATCTAAACGCTCTTCTCTTTGAGATCCACCCACCATTTCTCCAATTCCAGGGAAAAGTACGTCCATAGCTCTTACTGTTTTTCCATCTTCATTTAAACGCATGTAAAATGCTTTAATTTTCGCTGGATAATCAAATAAAATCACAGGACATTTAAAATGCTTTTCAACTAAATAACGTTCGTGTTCTGATTGTAAATCTGCTCCCCATTCATCAATAAGATACTGAAATTTCTTTTTCTTATTAGGTTTACAGTTACGTAAAATATCAATAGCTTCTGTGTAAGAAACACGTTTGAAGTTATTGTCTACAACAAATCTTAACTTTTCTATTAAAGACATTTCACTTCGCTCAGCTTGTGGTTTTGTCTTCTCTTCTTGTAAAAGTCTATTTTCTAAAAACTCTAGATCATCTTTACAGTTATCTAATACATATTGTAAAACATATTTAATAAAATCTTCCGATAAATCCATGTTTGCATCTAAGTCATTAAATGCAACTTCAGGTTCTATCATCCAGAATTCAGCTAAATGTCTAGTTGTATTAGAATTCTCAGCTCTAAACGTAGGTCCGAATGTATATACTTTACCTAATCCCATGGCATAGGTTTCAGCTTCTAACTGTCCAGATACGGTTAAGTTAGTTTGCTTACCAAAGAAATCTTGACTGTAATCTACTTCACCTTCTTCATTCAATGGAGCTTTATTCGTTTCAAAATTAGTTACTCTGAACATTTCTCCAGCTCCTTCAGCATCTGAACCAGTAATAATAGGTGTGTTTACATAATAAAACCCATTTTGCTGAAAATATTGATGTACAGCAAAAGAAAGCGCAGAACGCACACGCATTACCGCACTAAACGTATTAGTTCTAACACGTAAATGAGCTTGTTGTCTTAATAACTCTAAAGAGTGTCTTTTAGGTTGTAAAATAGTTTTCGCAACTTCATCTGGATCAGCATCTCCTAAAATTTCAACATTAGTTACTTGAACTTCTACAGATTGTCCTTTTCCTTGACTTTCAACTAGAGTCCCATTAATAGAAACAGCAGCGCCTGTATTAATTCTCTTTAATAAAGCTTCATCTGTATTTTCAAAATCTACAACACATTGAATGCTATTTATAGTAGAACCATCATTTAATTGAATAAAACGATTACTTCTAAACGCTCTTACCCAACCTTTAACATTTACTTCTTGAAGAAGCTTTTCTGAAGCTAATAATTCTTTTACGCTACTTGTTTTCATCTTTTAAAAAATTGAGGAACAAATATAATTTATTAGAGAGAAATTACAATAGTGTTTTATGACTACTTACCGAAGAAGAAAAAAAATACAAGAAGTTATAGTTTTAAAAGCTTTTTTAAAAAGATATTTAAGAGAGTGATAATAAGTTTAAGTTTTGATTTTCAGTGTGTTTTAATTAATTTGATAAAAAAGAGACGATTTTTCAATATAATATTTGAAATAGTTAAAATATGTGTGATTAATTTGATAATTATTTCATAATATTGGGGCATATAATGTATAGAGATAAACTTTAAATGTTTATCTATTCAATTTAAAACAAAGGTTCTCTTAATTGAGGGCCTTTTGTTTTTTATACGATCTCCAAAATACCCAATACTAGGTATTTACTTCCTTAGTTTACAAATGTAGTTTTGATGAATTAAAGAACTTACATATGAAAACAAAATTACTTTTACTTCTTTTTGTTGTGATATTTTGGGGGGCGCAAGGCCAAGTATCGCAAGCAGAAAGAGAAGCTCTAATAGCATTTTACAATGCTACAGATGGAGATAATTGGACAAATAACACGAATTGGGATACTGATCCTAATGGTACTTCAGATGTTTCTACTTGGCATGGAGTAACTGTTTCAATCGTGAATGGACAGCAACATGTAATTCGCTTGATACTAAATGACAACAATGTTGTAGGAGAATTACCTGATTTCAATGGTTTTTCAGAGTTAAGACGCTTAGAATTGGCAAAAAATAGTATTACAGGAGAATTACTAGTGACTAAATTTCCAGAAAATATGGAAATTATTCAGTTAAGAGAGAATAATTTGTCTGGTGCTTTTCCTGATTTTACTCGATTCAACAATTTAATTCTTTTAGTATTAAATGAGAATATGCTTACGGGTGTAATTTCAGAAGATTTATTTCCTGTTGGAGTGTCTACCATAAGTATAGGAGAAAATCCTATGATATCTGGAACACTAGATTTTTCTTTATTTACTCTCGGAGCCATCAATATTAAAAATACAGGTATTAGTTTTCTTAAAATACCCAGTACTATTTCTTCTCCAAACAGTATTAATATTTCTGAAACTCCAAATCTAGCTTACTTAGAAGCTTTTAATCCTAATAGCTTTATAACATTATCGAGTTCTCGTTTCGATTTAGGTCTACGAATTGTAATGCATGATCAGGCAGATAGAACAGCATTGCCTAATTTACAAGAAAGAGAAGTATTAAAAAAGTTATTTATAGATGATAATTATACTTATGGAAGCACAGTAAAAAATGGAGTGAATGATAATGAATGGATTGCCATGAAAGTTATAAATGGTGAAACAAGAGTAACTGAAATTCATATTGCACAAAAAAATATTAATGATGTGATGCCATCTGATATCAACGTGTTTACAGAGTTGTTTTATTTAAATTTGACAAGTTATGGTTTACAAGGTATTGCTCCTGAATTAGGAAGCCTATTAAAACTCGAACAACTGTACTTGAATGGCAATTTAATTTCTTCGTTACCTGAAGATTTTTATGATTTGGTGAATCTAAAAATATTAAATGTTAGTAACAACCAAATTCCTTCACTGTCTGATCGTTTAGGAAACTTAACAGCTTTAGAACAACTTAATTTTAGTTCTAATAATATTGATGAAATTCCTAGTTCTGTTGGGAACTTAGTCAACATGAAAACTTTACAGTTTCAAAATAATCAAATTACATTATTACCACCAGAGTTAGGTAATCTTACATTACTAACTTTAATGCGAGGTTTTAACAACGAAATTGCTAGTATTCCTTCAGAATTTGGACAGTTAACATTACTACAATTTTTAGATTTATCGTCAAATAGCATTTCAAATACACCAGTAGAATTTTCAAACCTAACAGAGTTAGAAACGCTATATTTAAATAATAATGATTTACAGGTAATTGCAGGTTTAGGTGGTTTTACAAAATTGAAATTTTTAAGACTACATGAAAATAGATTAGGTGAAGATAATGCGATTTTTGATACTAAACTTCCTGCTAATATTGGTGATTTATCATTACTACAAGAGTTAACACTTCATGATAACCAGTTAAAAGAATTACCAAATACTATTGGCAGCTTAACATTGTTGTCAGAATTACCATTACAGAATAATAGGTTAGAGAGTTTACCTACTGGAATAGGAAGTTTAAGTGGACTTAAAATATTAAAATTACAGAACAATCAATTAACGGCATTACCTGTAGAAATTGGAAATTTATCTTCTTTAGAAGATTTAAATATTACAAATCAAACAAGTGCTAATGCTGGAACAATTTATCATCTTACAAGTTTACCAGCTACTATAACTAATTTAACAAGTCTGAAAAATTTCGAAGCAAGTTCAAATCGTATCGAAGGTGATATAGATTTAAGCAACAGTTTAGCTTTAGATTATCTGGGATTTTTTGGTAACCGTATAAGTGGATTAAAATTAGGGAAAGCTCCTTTTTCTATACAGACAACATCTAATCCGAATTTAAGTTGTATTGAAGTTCCCTCTGATCAAGTGAATAATTGGAAAAGTACAGCTCTTACAAATAGTATTATAAGTATTGATAATGGAGTAGATTTTAGCGATAATTGTTCAGGTTTTAGAGTGCCGCAATTAGAGCGTGAAGCTTTAATTGCATTTTATAATGCTACAGGTGGAGGTACAGATTGGACAGGTCAGTTTTGGAATACAGATCCAAATAGTTTGAGTAATGTTGGAGCCTGGAACGGTGTTACCACAGCAGTTATTAACGGACAAAAACATGTTGTAAAATTAGAGGTAAGAAACTCTCGTTTAAACGGTTTCATACCTTCAGAAATTAAAAACTTAACTGAATTAGTAGAATTAAACTTAGGAGTGTTTAATGGAAGAGGGAATCTAATAGAAATAAAACCAGAAATTGGAGAGTTAACAAAGCTAGAACGATTAGATTTAAGAGGTCATATCTTACCTGCTATACCTACAGAAATAGGAAATTTATCAAGTCTAACATATTTGGATGTTTCCAACAATTCATTAACGAGTTTACCAGCAGGGATTGGTAATTTTACTGTATTAGAAGAGTTAAGCATAACAAGTCAAAATAATGTAAATACAGGTGAGAAAACGTTAACTACTTTACCAGATGAGATTGGTAATATTTCAAGTTTAAAACAATTGTATTTACAAGATAATAAACTAACATCATTGCCAAATACTATTGATGGATTAGTAGTTTTAGAACAGTTAAATTTAGGTGATAGTTCTGGTAGAGGTAATGAGTTATCAAGTTTACCAGCTTCAATAGGAAATCTAAACACTCTTAAGATTCTAAATATAGAATATAATAGGTTAACAAGCCTACCTGAAGAAATAGGAAATTTATCTAATCTAGAAAATTTTAGCATTGCGAACCAAGTTACTTTTGATGGAGGAACAACATACTACTTAACAAGTTTACCCTTATCCATAAACAATTTATCAAGCTTAATAAACTTTAATGCTTCTGGTAATCGAATCGAAGGAGGTGTAGACCTAAGTAACATTATGACTTTAACGTCTCTTAATCTTACCGACAATCGTATTTCTGACTTAAAATTAGGTAAAGCTCCCTTCTTTTCACAATTGTCTAGTAATCCTAATTTAACTTGTATTGAAGTACCTTCTTCAGAAGTTAATAATTGGGAAACAACAGCAGCGACTTCAAGTACAGTAACTGTTGATAATGGCGTTGCTTTTAGTGATAATTGTATAGGATTTAGAGTGCCACAGTTAGAACGTGAAGCTTTAATTGCTTTTTATAATGCTACAGGTGGAGGTACAGATTGGACAGGTCAGTTTTGGGACACTGATCCAAACAGTTTAAGTAACGTTGGTGCCTGGGAAGGAGTAACTACAGAAATTGTTAATGGACAAAAACATGTTGTAAAATTAGAATTAAGAAGTTCTCGTTTAAACGGTTTCATACCTTCAGAAATTAAAAACTTAACTGAATTAGTAGAATTAAACTTAGGAGTGTTTAATGGAAGAGGTAGTTTAACAGAAATAAAACCAGAAATTGGAGAGTTAACAAAACTAGAACGATTAGATTTAAGAGGTCATATCTTACCTACTATACCTACAGAAATAGGAAGTTTGTCAAGTTTGATCTATCTAGATCTTTCTAACAATTCATTAACGAGTTTACCAGCTGGGATTGGTGATTTTGCTGTGCTAGAAGAGTTAAGAATAACAGGTCAAAATAATGTAAATACAAGAGAAAAAACATTAACGATTTTACCTGACGAGATTGGTAATATTACAAGCTTAAAACAATTATACCTACAAGATAATAAATTAACATCACTGCCAAATACTATAGATGGATTAATAGCTTTAGAGCAGTTATATTTAGGAGACGGCTCTGGTAGAGGTAATGAGTTATCGAGTCTACCTGCTACAATTGGGAATCTAAATGCTCTTAAAATTCTAGATATCGAGTACAACAGACTAACAAGTTTACCTGAAGAAATTGGGGATTTATCTAACTTAGAAAATTTAAGTGTTGCGAATCAAGTTACTTTTGACGGAGGTACAACGTATTACTTAACAAGTTTACCGTTATCTATAAACAATTTATCAAGTTTAACAAATTTTAATGCTTCTGGTAATCGAATTGAAGGTGACCTAGATTTAAGTAATCTTCTTTCTTTAACACGTTTAGTCCTTACTGATAATAGGATAACAGGTTTAAAGTTAGGGAAAGCTCCTTTTTCAGCAAGGTTATCTGTAAATCCTAATTTAACTTGTGTTGAAGTTCCTGCTTCAGAAGTCAGTAATTGGGAAACCTCTCCAAGTAATACGGTAAGTATAGACAATGGTGTTGCTTTTAGTGATAATTGTACAGGATTTAGAGTACCGCAGTTAGAACGTGAAGCTTTAATTGCTTTTTATAATGCTACAAGTGGAGGTACAGATTGGACAGGTCAGTTTTGGGGTACTGATCCAAACAGTTTAAGTAATGTTGGTGCTTGGGAAGGAGTAACTACAGAAATTGTTAATGGACAAAAACATATCGTAAGAATAGATCTTTCAAATAGAAGATTAAATGGTTTTATACCTTCGGAAATTAAAAACTTAACTGAATTAGTAGAATTAAACTTAGGAAGGTTTAACGGTAGAGGGAATTTAACAGAATTAATGCCAGAGATTGGAGAGTTAAGTAAACTTACGCGTTTAGATTTAAGAGGAAATAACATCTCAAGTTTACCTACAGAAATAGGAAATTTATCAAGTTTAACATATTTAGATCTTTCTAATAATTCGTTATCTAGTTTACCAGTTGGTATTGGAAATTTTACTGTGTTGGAAGAGTTGTTAATAACTGAACAAAATGATCTCAGTACACGAGAGAAGACATTAGTCTCGTTACCCAATGAAATTGGTAATATTCTTAGTTTAAAAAAGCTAGATTTAAGAATAAATAAAATTAACAGTTTACCAGTATCTATTGGGAATCTGGCAAATTTAGAAGAATTGTATGTTCAAAATAACGAATTAATAGAGTTGCCAACTACCATTAATAACTTATTAAATTTAAAAAATTTAAGAGTAGAATTTAACCAGATATCTGGCGATTTAGATTTAAGTAATCTAACTGTTTTAAATGAGTTAAAATTAGAATATAATACTATTGAAAATTTAAAAATCAATATTGCACCTACAGCATTTGGAAGTTCTAATTTTGGTAGATTTTCTTTATTGAGAAATGCTTGTGGTTGTGTGGAAGTACCAAGTGACGAATTAGTGTCTTGGCAATTATCTGGTTTTAATGAGCAAAACAGCGTTCTAGATAATGGTGTTGTATATTCAGATAATTGTAGTGGTGTTACCAATAATAGTATTTCAGATTTAGAAAGAGAAGCGTTAATAGCACTATTTAATGCGACAGATGGAAATAATTGGAGAAATGACTTAACAGGTTCATATAACGGAGTACTTTGGGATTCAGATATAACTCAAAAAGTAAATGTTGGTGCTTGGTTCGGTGTAACTACAGCTGTGATAAATGGACAAAAACATGTAACTAAAATAGAGTTAAACTCTAATTTACTTAAGGGAGAATTGCCAGCTGAAATTGGAAATTTGAGTCAGTTAAAAATATTTAAAATGTCAAGTAATGCTATTTCACTAATTCCGGCTGAAATAGGAATGTTAATTAATTTGGAGCAGTTAACTTTAAGTAGTCAGATTGATCCAATTACAAATCAGAATGTATTAACTAGGCTTCCTGCTGAAGTAAATAATTTAAGTTTATTGAAACATTTAGATGTCCAAGGAAATGATATTGAAGGAAATTTAGATTTTTCCAATCTCGTAAACCTAACATCATTGCAGGTAAGTTCTAATGAGATTACAGGACTGAGAATTGGTATTTCTCCACAAGTTTTTGATAATCAATTTGATTTTGATGGAGGTTTTTCAAGATCGTTCAGTTTTTCTAATGCATATTTAAATTGTATCGCCGTTCCGCAAACAACAATTTCAGATTGGGAAAATTCACGATTTGCACAAAGAAATCCTGAGATTGTTTGGGGACAAGATTGTACTGCATACAACAATGTTCCGAATGAAGAAATAAATGCTTTAGTTGATATGTACAATTCCTTAGATGGAGGAAATTGGACAAACAACCAAAATTGGACTGGAGTTTTAAATAGGGCTATTATGAATTCACCTTTCAATGCAACTAAATGGCAAGGAGTAACTACAGAAATTGTAAATGGAGGGAAACACATTACTAGAATTAGCTTAAGTAACAATAACCTCACAGGAACTTTACCTGAAAGTTTAGGAGGCTTATCAGAACTAAAATATTTAGATTTAAGCTTTAACAATCTAGAAAATAATCTGCCGCCAAGTTTAAATCAATTAACGCAACTAGAAACATTTTTAATTCCTTTTAATAAGTTGGAAGGAGATATTCCAGATTTAACCAATATCACTTCACTGAATAATTTTAATATTGATAATAATAAGTTTCAATTTGGTGACTTTGAAGATGAATTTTCAATTTACAATACATTTACTCAGTTTCTATATGAAACACAAGCTAATGTTAGCGAAGATGAAACAATTGAGCTGACTGATACAGATTATCGATTAGAAGCTCAAGTATCTGGAAATAATAATGTATATCAGTGGTATAAAAATGGATCGCCAATAACAGGAGCTAATGAAGCTAGTTACGATATTTTGAATCCTTCTTCTGCTGATGATGGAACTTATTATTGTCAAATTACAAACACTATTGTTACAGGATTGACCTTAAGAACAGGAACAGTTACAGCTACATTTGATACTACTTTAAGTATAGAGAATGAAGAGTTGAAGAACTTTATTGTTTTATATCCAAACCCAACGAACGGTATTCTTAATATTGATGTTTCAAATAATATTAGTATAAGAAGATTAGATGTTTTTTCAATAACAGGAGTGAAAGTAAAGTCTATTGATAAGGTAACAGAGAAATTAAATATTCAAGATTTGCCATCAGGAGTGTATATGATCAATATTCAATCAACTCAAGGAAGAATAGTAAAACGATTAATTAAAAGATAAACGATTTTAGTTTAGATAATTTGTATAATTTGGATTGTGAAACAAAAACGCACACTTTTAAAGAAGTGTGCGTTTTTTATGTTATGTCTAATTTTTATATTATTTCTTCTCCTTAGGCGGAAAAATTTTAAAGTTCGTTTCTTTTAATACTTTCTGATTTGCAATTTTTCGCTCAAAAGAAAGTAATAAAGAAGGTAGCAATAATAAGTTAGAAACCATAGCTAGTAATAACGTTACAGAAACTAAACCACCCAAAGCAATTGTTCCTCCAAAACTAGAAATAGTAAATACTAAGAACCCAAAGAATAATACAATAGAAGTATAAAACATACTTACACCAGTTTCCTTAAGAGCAGCATAAACTGCAGGTTTTATCTTCCAGTTGTTTGCTAATAATTCTTGTCGGTATTTTGCCAAGAAATGTATGGTGTCATCTACAGAAATACCAAAAGCAATACTAAAAACAAGAATTGTTGATGGTTTTATAGGAATATCGAAGAACCCCATCAATCCAGCAGTAATTAACAATGGAAGCATATTTGGAATTAACGATATTAAAATCATTTGAGGAGATCTAAACATCCAAGCCATAAAAATTGAAATCAATAAAATAGCTAACGATAAAGAAATTACTAGGTTTTTAATTAAGTAATTGGTTCCTTTTAAGAAAACTAAAGCTTTACCAGTCATAGAAACACTAAACTTGTCTCCTTTAAATTGTTTTTGAATCACAGCATTTAATCGATCTTGAATGATATCCATTTTATCAGTTCCAATATCTTTCATAAATGTTGTAATACGCGCATATCTACCAGTACTATCCACAAAGTTTTTTAGCATTCCAGAGTTACTATTAGAATTCTTTGTATATGCAAAAATGTAACTCTTTTCTTGACTAGTTGGTAATTGATAATACTTCGGATTTCCGTTGTAGTATGCCTGTTTAGAATACTTCACTAAGTTGTTTACCGAAATAGGTTTAGAAAGCTCAGGGAAAGTTTCAATAGTTTCATTTAACTTTTCCATCTTTTTCAATGTAGAAAGTTTCATAACACCTTTTTCTTTCTTCGTATCAATAAGAATCTCTAAAGGCATGATACCACCAAATTCACTTTCAAAGAATTTGATGTCTTTGTAAAATTGTTTACCCTTAGGCATGTCTTCAATTAAACTACCAGAAACTCGTATTTGATATAAACCTATCATACTTAAAATGATAATCACAACAGTAGTTATATAAATATAAATTCGTTGTTTTCTCACCATTCTTTCCATCCAGTCTACTACATTTTCCATCCACCTTTTTTCTAAGTGGTTTAAATGCTTTTTCTGCGGAAGAGGCATAAAACTATATAGAATAGGAATAATTAACAGTGCTAAAATGAAAATACTAATGATATTTATTGAAGCTAAAATTCCGAATTCACGAAGTAATTTACTTTTTACAAAAACAAAAGTCGCAAAACCAGAAGCAGTTGTAATATTTGTCATTAACGTGGCATTTCCA
This genomic stretch from Tenacibaculum jejuense harbors:
- the asnS gene encoding asparagine--tRNA ligase, with the protein product MKTSSVKELLASEKLLQEVNVKGWVRAFRSNRFIQLNDGSTINSIQCVVDFENTDEALLKRINTGAAVSINGTLVESQGKGQSVEVQVTNVEILGDADPDEVAKTILQPKRHSLELLRQQAHLRVRTNTFSAVMRVRSALSFAVHQYFQQNGFYYVNTPIITGSDAEGAGEMFRVTNFETNKAPLNEEGEVDYSQDFFGKQTNLTVSGQLEAETYAMGLGKVYTFGPTFRAENSNTTRHLAEFWMIEPEVAFNDLDANMDLSEDFIKYVLQYVLDNCKDDLEFLENRLLQEEKTKPQAERSEMSLIEKLRFVVDNNFKRVSYTEAIDILRNCKPNKKKKFQYLIDEWGADLQSEHERYLVEKHFKCPVILFDYPAKIKAFYMRLNEDGKTVRAMDVLFPGIGEMVGGSQREERLDVLKEKMAALDIPEEELWWYLDIRKFGTAVHSGFGLGFERLVLFTTGMSNIRDVIPYPRTPQNAEF
- a CDS encoding leucine-rich repeat domain-containing protein, with product MKTKLLLLLFVVIFWGAQGQVSQAEREALIAFYNATDGDNWTNNTNWDTDPNGTSDVSTWHGVTVSIVNGQQHVIRLILNDNNVVGELPDFNGFSELRRLELAKNSITGELLVTKFPENMEIIQLRENNLSGAFPDFTRFNNLILLVLNENMLTGVISEDLFPVGVSTISIGENPMISGTLDFSLFTLGAINIKNTGISFLKIPSTISSPNSINISETPNLAYLEAFNPNSFITLSSSRFDLGLRIVMHDQADRTALPNLQEREVLKKLFIDDNYTYGSTVKNGVNDNEWIAMKVINGETRVTEIHIAQKNINDVMPSDINVFTELFYLNLTSYGLQGIAPELGSLLKLEQLYLNGNLISSLPEDFYDLVNLKILNVSNNQIPSLSDRLGNLTALEQLNFSSNNIDEIPSSVGNLVNMKTLQFQNNQITLLPPELGNLTLLTLMRGFNNEIASIPSEFGQLTLLQFLDLSSNSISNTPVEFSNLTELETLYLNNNDLQVIAGLGGFTKLKFLRLHENRLGEDNAIFDTKLPANIGDLSLLQELTLHDNQLKELPNTIGSLTLLSELPLQNNRLESLPTGIGSLSGLKILKLQNNQLTALPVEIGNLSSLEDLNITNQTSANAGTIYHLTSLPATITNLTSLKNFEASSNRIEGDIDLSNSLALDYLGFFGNRISGLKLGKAPFSIQTTSNPNLSCIEVPSDQVNNWKSTALTNSIISIDNGVDFSDNCSGFRVPQLEREALIAFYNATGGGTDWTGQFWNTDPNSLSNVGAWNGVTTAVINGQKHVVKLEVRNSRLNGFIPSEIKNLTELVELNLGVFNGRGNLIEIKPEIGELTKLERLDLRGHILPAIPTEIGNLSSLTYLDVSNNSLTSLPAGIGNFTVLEELSITSQNNVNTGEKTLTTLPDEIGNISSLKQLYLQDNKLTSLPNTIDGLVVLEQLNLGDSSGRGNELSSLPASIGNLNTLKILNIEYNRLTSLPEEIGNLSNLENFSIANQVTFDGGTTYYLTSLPLSINNLSSLINFNASGNRIEGGVDLSNIMTLTSLNLTDNRISDLKLGKAPFFSQLSSNPNLTCIEVPSSEVNNWETTAATSSTVTVDNGVAFSDNCIGFRVPQLEREALIAFYNATGGGTDWTGQFWDTDPNSLSNVGAWEGVTTEIVNGQKHVVKLELRSSRLNGFIPSEIKNLTELVELNLGVFNGRGSLTEIKPEIGELTKLERLDLRGHILPTIPTEIGSLSSLIYLDLSNNSLTSLPAGIGDFAVLEELRITGQNNVNTREKTLTILPDEIGNITSLKQLYLQDNKLTSLPNTIDGLIALEQLYLGDGSGRGNELSSLPATIGNLNALKILDIEYNRLTSLPEEIGDLSNLENLSVANQVTFDGGTTYYLTSLPLSINNLSSLTNFNASGNRIEGDLDLSNLLSLTRLVLTDNRITGLKLGKAPFSARLSVNPNLTCVEVPASEVSNWETSPSNTVSIDNGVAFSDNCTGFRVPQLEREALIAFYNATSGGTDWTGQFWGTDPNSLSNVGAWEGVTTEIVNGQKHIVRIDLSNRRLNGFIPSEIKNLTELVELNLGRFNGRGNLTELMPEIGELSKLTRLDLRGNNISSLPTEIGNLSSLTYLDLSNNSLSSLPVGIGNFTVLEELLITEQNDLSTREKTLVSLPNEIGNILSLKKLDLRINKINSLPVSIGNLANLEELYVQNNELIELPTTINNLLNLKNLRVEFNQISGDLDLSNLTVLNELKLEYNTIENLKINIAPTAFGSSNFGRFSLLRNACGCVEVPSDELVSWQLSGFNEQNSVLDNGVVYSDNCSGVTNNSISDLEREALIALFNATDGNNWRNDLTGSYNGVLWDSDITQKVNVGAWFGVTTAVINGQKHVTKIELNSNLLKGELPAEIGNLSQLKIFKMSSNAISLIPAEIGMLINLEQLTLSSQIDPITNQNVLTRLPAEVNNLSLLKHLDVQGNDIEGNLDFSNLVNLTSLQVSSNEITGLRIGISPQVFDNQFDFDGGFSRSFSFSNAYLNCIAVPQTTISDWENSRFAQRNPEIVWGQDCTAYNNVPNEEINALVDMYNSLDGGNWTNNQNWTGVLNRAIMNSPFNATKWQGVTTEIVNGGKHITRISLSNNNLTGTLPESLGGLSELKYLDLSFNNLENNLPPSLNQLTQLETFLIPFNKLEGDIPDLTNITSLNNFNIDNNKFQFGDFEDEFSIYNTFTQFLYETQANVSEDETIELTDTDYRLEAQVSGNNNVYQWYKNGSPITGANEASYDILNPSSADDGTYYCQITNTIVTGLTLRTGTVTATFDTTLSIENEELKNFIVLYPNPTNGILNIDVSNNISIRRLDVFSITGVKVKSIDKVTEKLNIQDLPSGVYMINIQSTQGRIVKRLIKR
- a CDS encoding efflux RND transporter permease subunit, which gives rise to MTFWTKIAGFILRNRYLVLTTIVIITALLLTQSKYVRFSYTEANLLPENHEANIQYNKFLEIFGEEGNLIILGIKDSTFYSLDKFNSWNKLARELDSAPEVEFTVSISDIKKLKADRKKRKFVVDPLFEKEPTKQEEIDQIKIQLFEKLPFYENILFNNEGTIQTAIYLKKDIVNKPERAQFIEETLIPAIEKFKAENNLDVKVSGMPYIRTLNSKNISEEMGIFVLGALFITAIIFFFFFRSFRATFITLLVVIVGVMWAYGFIGLLRYELTVLTALIPPLIIVIGVPNAVFLINKYQQEVKKHGNQAKSLQRVISKIGNATLMTNITTASGFATFVFVKSKLLREFGILASINIISIFILALLIIPILYSFMPLPQKKHLNHLEKRWMENVVDWMERMVRKQRIYIYITTVVIIILSMIGLYQIRVSGSLIEDMPKGKQFYKDIKFFESEFGGIMPLEILIDTKKEKGVMKLSTLKKMEKLNETIETFPELSKPISVNNLVKYSKQAYYNGNPKYYQLPTSQEKSYIFAYTKNSNSNSGMLKNFVDSTGRYARITTFMKDIGTDKMDIIQDRLNAVIQKQFKGDKFSVSMTGKALVFLKGTNYLIKNLVISLSLAILLISIFMAWMFRSPQMILISLIPNMLPLLITAGLMGFFDIPIKPSTILVFSIAFGISVDDTIHFLAKYRQELLANNWKIKPAVYAALKETGVSMFYTSIVLFFGFLVFTISSFGGTIALGGLVSVTLLLAMVSNLLLLPSLLLSFERKIANQKVLKETNFKIFPPKEKK